TTACTCTTTGGGTAGTGTCATAGTTTTTATTCGGGCATCAACCGCTTATTTTGTAAGGTCGCGCGTAGTTATAAGTGTTAGACCTATCTTTTATATTACGCAATTATTTTGAACACATGTAATCATTACTTAATGAAATTTTGAATATTTATGTTCTGTTACTTGTTATGTGTGTTTTATTTATGAATCAATCAAGGCGGTTGTGATGACTCGTGTTTTTATTTACACCATAACTGAGAATACAATGCTATGTTGCATGACGGTAGTGACCCCTCTATGTACTCATAATCTTTTTATTCCTACGACAACAAACCAATGATGTCCGCAaaaaagcaaaccaatgcttataatttatactcttgacttttataaaaaaaaaattataagtatTTACGCATGGATAATCCAATGTCACTATCCGTACTATATGCAAACCAATGCCTTTactcaagagtcttccggccaAAACCAATGTACGTGTATTTTAAACAAGTAATCTAATACTTGtgcgtttatagtcatgactttgtaGGTCTCTTCCCTACGCGGCGTTCAAGCGTATGAAACAAACCAATGTTCTACTACTGTAAGCATTATATATAGttttagtaaccaaactaaactatgccacttgagatCTGGAGTGTAACTCTGTGCAGCTGGGGCTTGCAATCAACAAGTATATTTAAGATACAAATGTTATTGGCTAAAATTGACTGACTCAATTTATTTAAAATTTATGATCAACTCATAGAGTTGTTTTATTACAATGGAAGAATAAAAACATGAAACAAATAGATAGGGTGATCATTCCTTCTATTGCTTTTTTACATGTAGCACCTCTTCAGTGTTTGCGCATGTCAGGTGCATTTTATTGGTTTTTCATTTAATTCAGCAAGTCGATACGCCCCTGTATCGCGTATTCCAATAACTTTATATGGCCCTTCCCTCTTTGGGCCTAACTTTCCAGTATCCTCCGCTCTACTTGCTTCATTCTTTCTCCAAACCAAATCATCCAACTGGAAGGATAATGGTTGCACACTTTTATTATAGTAGcttgcaattttttgcttgttgATTGCTTCTTTAACAGTCGTCATTTCTCTGCGCTCTTCAACAAAGTTGAGATTTTCACGCAATTCTTCGCTATTGCTACTTTCATCAAATGAGGCTACGCTCCTCATTGGCACATTAATTTCCGCAGGTATAACTGACTCCGAACCGTATACCAGACTAAAAGGTGTCTTCTTGTTTAATCCCTTTGGTGTTGTGCGGTGTGCCCAAAGCACATTGGGCAGTTCATCCATCCACCCTTTGCGACATAAGCCAAGTCTTGCCTTAATGCCTAACACATATCACGAtttgtgacttcgcactggccattggCCTGAGGGTGCGCTACTAACGTGAATGTTTGTTTTATATTCAGCTCTTGACACCAATCTCTAAAGGGATttctgatagtgctctaaatgaacacatatttaggctcaatatccttccaatatataaagcttttagttgcaagtgttctattttcaagtaataatcgtttaaataaataagtgcgaagacaaataaagaaaatgacgatttgaagacacaaatgaccaaaaagctcaaatgtacaatatacaatccaagtggttcaatttattgatgagaaatgtctaaaaaagacaagagtacaagtcgcgggacgcaaagtacaagatttctcagcgtacgaaaggacgctcgaaatccggaaccgagacataaatcaAGCATCAACGCGCAGGTCAacgaacctaaaattacaagtctactatgcacatgaatataatataatatatatacaattatataaaattatatatattattaaataaaacgtcagaaaactagaaaacaaactgaTGGGAGCATGCCAGCCTGGCTctacgatcgcatgggaataacactgagaagccatgcgatcgcatggccctcaggATCAGTTCACATCTATAAAAGCCAGAGAATTCTGCTCGAATGATGCACCTCTTCACACTCTTCTTTCTTTATTTCTGTAaactatagttatatttattatttataatattaagtttaagttaagattaataataattgggttattgtaagaaatattttacgggttttaaagtcagaactctgtccgtgtaacgctacgcgataaataatcactgtaagctatgttcttcctttttaaattaatgtatcgtaactaagttattattatgcttatttgagccgaagtaatcgtgatgttagactaaatattaagatggggttattggattttgtaccataattaaggtttggataaaagaccgaaacttgtggacattggactatggactattaatagatggggggtattgtctaattgaatgacaattcattggaatctgtcgaacctatcttaaaattagttaatctaataattattaaatgattatgcatgtcctatttagtgacgtttagatgacatcttttacgatcatttaattaatcaattggattgggtaattgattattcattatggccaagtgaataaattaatgtatcatggactaattaaaacaggggtggattacatacaaggataattggtgtaattgttaacaaagtattaaaaccttggattacacgccgtcgataacctggtgtaattattaacaaagtattaaaaccttgttacagttcgaatccctaattagttggaatatttaactccgggaataaggttaatttgacgagcatattataattatgaccgatggactattatgggcaaaacccagataggtatcaaataagccaggacaaaggacaattaacccagagtaataaattaaaatcaaaacgtcaaacatcatgattacgaaagtttaaataagcataatacttttatttcatatttcatcgtacctttatttactgtcattttaattactgcaatttacattatcgcaatttaaattctatcatttatattatcatcatttatctttagcgtttatttaaaatcgacaaatcggtcattaaacggtaaaaacccccttttatatattattattacgatatataattatatatattttatataaatatagttgttaaaaatatagcgttaaactcagctagctccctgtggaatgaaccggacttactaaaaacaatactactctatgattaggtacactgcctataagtgttgtagcaaggtttaagtatatcccatctatataaataaataaaacttgtgtaaattgtatcgtatttcataataaaaataatagtatttcgtactacgcctcgcacacatcaagtatttttggcgccgctgctggggaagcgaaagcgaaacgctatattctaaaaaaaaaagatttttattaagttttaaactatttttgtaaaaatatatgtttataaattttaaatattaaaaacaaaaatataatatatatatatatatatatatatatatatatatatatatatatatatatatatatatatatatatatatatatatatatatatatacatacatatatatatatatacatatatatatatacatatatatatatatacatatatatatatatatatacatatatatatatatatatatatatatatatatatatatatatatatatatatatatatatatatatatctatttaagtgttcaaataaaaaaatatattttatataaagtataaaagtatttttattaagttcttaaaaaatataattctaaatattacttatattttaattttgtaaaaattataaattaaatacataaaaaaaacagaaaactgaAGCTGCAATTTTTGAACCTGCATATAAATTGAACCtgcacaccatgcgatcgcatggctgcagtaCTTTAATCCCATGCGAACGCATGGAGTAGTCTGACAGTTCTGAAACCTTGTACGACACAATTAGGGTTacggttttaattattattattattaattaattataattagggtttaatttaataataattagttttaagttttaattaattttgtattttaagttttaattagttttattaattataaaattagtacttttataaaatataatataaaaataatatttttataaaatttgtatttttatcattttagttataatttgtatttttatcgtttaatcgtaatttgtatatttttcattcgtaattagttttaagttagtttttgccgtagttattttatatatctagatttttaggctttgccgtaaaattcctaaagtgctttttctttagattaagatttagacgctttagaattttacgacgtcgcatatcgctttagttttaataaattttagTGTCTTTTAAGTTGTTGCCGTTTTCCGTATAGaattcattttaagctttaatacctttagacgcaagttttaatttttagtttttagacttttaagtttcgacgctttactttcttatttttcgacgcgtgttttctttctcatttctacgctctagtttttaggacatagaattttctttattttctttaaatttcgactaaaaaattattttaagcggttaaattgatagacatccaaaattttctgcttcgtagtaatagttgaatttgttagtggctgagttgtggttttccgacttaaaggatcctggctccctgctgcatcttttggctattcgaaacgtgggcaaaagcagaaaagtctattaatttaataacttatataatttttatttttataactaataggatattcagtgaatgcaccgagcaaaacgttcaccacctttcatacgttcaccacctaatactcgatcaagatatctagctaatattgccgctgttgatttttctttagaattatcatcaagtcgaccaagtactccgattcaaattttcgataatccattttttgaacccgacctcacaattgagaacccggaggatattcaaggacaattccaagatccggaaccactaatcattcctcctgaaccacaaaccgttaaatcagaatcttctagtaattcggattcaacaatttcaaatatggaaataacggaacctctaagtatggaagattgaatgatggaacaacgagagattgttacattgagcaaacgatggaacaacgagagaatgtttcctacatgaaccaaaagccgggaaataattatccaaataattatcaaccgccaaggcaaacttcaatcgaaatcaaaacattctttacaattcaaatggacccaacaataactcgtataaccaacaaggtccgaataaccaaccaactcaaaacaacactttcaatcaacaaagacctggcttgtataaaccaccataacaaaccgaagagaaaaagtcaaatctagaagaagtggtaaaaagctagttgaatctcaaaca
The window above is part of the Rutidosis leptorrhynchoides isolate AG116_Rl617_1_P2 chromosome 1, CSIRO_AGI_Rlap_v1, whole genome shotgun sequence genome. Proteins encoded here:
- the LOC139893187 gene encoding uncharacterized protein, encoding MDELPNVLWAHRTTPKGLNKKTPFSLVYGSESVIPAEINVPMRSVASFDESSNSEELRENLNFVEERREMTTVKEAINKQKIASYYNKSVQPLSFQLDDLVWRKNEASRAEDTGKLGPKREGPYKVIGIRDTGAYRLAELNEKPIKCT